In one window of Nocardia brasiliensis DNA:
- a CDS encoding SDR family NAD(P)-dependent oxidoreductase: protein MAYFANRVVAITGAGAGIGRALALALAGDGALLALSDRSGEAVAETGKLCAALGSEPLVTTLDVTDRPAVLAHAAATVAHFGRVEALFNNAGILHVGGVADSPFADFEHVMDVDFWGVVNGTKAFLPYLQAVRRAHVVNVSSAFGLVGVAGHGPYNAAKFAVRGFTDSLRQDMRAAGDVVRVTGVYPGGVLTSIARSARVAPGIDAAAVARRFEERVARTGPAAAAREILRGAARGRAKVLVGLDALLVDLVTRATGSYHERVLDVVFRS, encoded by the coding sequence GTGGCATATTTCGCGAACCGCGTGGTGGCGATCACCGGGGCGGGCGCGGGCATCGGCCGCGCCTTGGCGCTGGCGCTGGCCGGGGACGGCGCGTTGCTCGCACTGTCGGACCGGTCGGGGGAGGCGGTCGCCGAGACCGGAAAGCTGTGCGCCGCGCTGGGTTCCGAGCCGCTGGTGACCACGCTCGATGTCACCGACCGGCCCGCGGTGCTCGCGCACGCGGCGGCGACGGTCGCGCACTTCGGCCGGGTCGAGGCGCTGTTCAACAATGCCGGGATTCTGCACGTCGGCGGCGTCGCGGACTCGCCGTTCGCTGACTTCGAGCACGTGATGGATGTGGACTTCTGGGGAGTCGTCAACGGCACCAAGGCGTTCCTGCCGTATCTACAGGCCGTGCGGCGCGCGCACGTGGTGAACGTGTCCTCGGCGTTCGGGCTGGTCGGGGTGGCCGGGCATGGGCCGTACAACGCGGCGAAGTTCGCCGTGCGCGGGTTCACCGATTCGCTGCGGCAGGACATGCGGGCGGCGGGGGATGTGGTCCGGGTCACGGGCGTTTATCCCGGCGGGGTGCTGACCTCGATCGCCCGATCCGCGCGCGTCGCGCCGGGCATCGACGCGGCCGCGGTCGCCCGGCGCTTCGAGGAGCGGGTCGCGCGGACCGGTCCGGCGGCGGCCGCCCGGGAGATTCTGCGCGGAGCGGCGCGCGGACGGGCGAAGGTGCTCGTCGGACTGGACGCCCTTCTTGTGGATCTGGTCACACGGGCCACCGGCTCGTATCACGAACGGGTGTTGGACGTGGTATTTCGTTCCTGA
- a CDS encoding acyl-CoA carboxylase subunit beta, producing the protein MTSMASALHQQTSTDPRDPLGRLQRFFDPGTLLPLHPRDKSGVLAAIGEVDGVRTVAYCSDATVMGGAMGVDGCKHIVDAIDTAIDSDVPVVGIWHSGGARLAEGVEALHAVGLVFEAMVRASGLVPQISVVVGFAAGGAAYGPALTDVVIMAPEGRIFVTGPDVVRSVTGEQVDMATLGGPQTHGKKSGVTHIVADDEADALHRARRLVSMFAEQGEFDLVAAAHGDVDLKAMLPESAKRAYDVKPIIHELLDNVDGESSFEELQAGYARSIVTGLGRLSGRTVGVLANNPIRLGGCLNSESAEKAARFVRLCNSFGIPLIVVTDVPGYLPGVGQEWEGVVRRGAKLLHAFAEARVPRVTLVTRKIYGGAYIAMNARALGATAVYAWPGSEVAVMGAKAAVGILHKKALAAAPDDEREALHERLTAEHERIAGGVERALAIGVVDEVIDPAKTRSTLAAALAAAPSRPSRLKNIPL; encoded by the coding sequence ATGACATCCATGGCTTCCGCGTTGCACCAGCAGACATCGACCGACCCGCGTGATCCGCTGGGTCGCCTGCAGCGCTTCTTCGATCCCGGCACGCTGCTTCCGCTGCATCCGCGCGACAAATCCGGTGTGCTCGCCGCGATCGGTGAGGTCGACGGTGTGCGCACCGTGGCCTACTGCTCCGACGCCACCGTGATGGGCGGCGCGATGGGTGTGGACGGCTGCAAGCACATCGTCGACGCGATCGACACCGCCATCGACTCCGACGTTCCCGTCGTCGGCATCTGGCATTCCGGCGGCGCCCGGCTGGCCGAGGGCGTCGAGGCCCTGCACGCGGTCGGTCTGGTCTTCGAGGCCATGGTGCGCGCCTCCGGCCTGGTGCCGCAGATTTCGGTGGTGGTCGGTTTCGCCGCGGGCGGTGCCGCCTACGGCCCCGCGCTCACCGACGTCGTGATCATGGCGCCCGAGGGCCGGATCTTCGTGACCGGTCCCGACGTGGTGCGCAGTGTCACCGGTGAACAGGTGGACATGGCCACCCTCGGCGGCCCGCAGACGCACGGCAAGAAGTCCGGCGTCACCCATATCGTCGCCGACGACGAGGCCGACGCGTTGCATCGCGCGCGGCGACTGGTATCGATGTTCGCCGAGCAGGGCGAGTTCGATCTGGTGGCGGCCGCGCACGGCGACGTCGACCTCAAAGCGATGCTGCCGGAGTCGGCCAAGCGCGCCTACGACGTGAAGCCGATCATTCACGAACTGCTCGACAACGTCGACGGTGAGAGCTCGTTCGAGGAGCTGCAGGCCGGTTACGCGCGCAGCATCGTCACCGGGCTCGGCCGATTGAGTGGGCGCACCGTCGGCGTGCTCGCCAACAATCCGATCCGCCTCGGTGGCTGCCTCAACTCCGAAAGTGCCGAGAAGGCAGCGCGTTTCGTGCGGCTGTGCAACTCGTTCGGTATTCCGCTCATCGTGGTGACCGATGTGCCCGGCTACCTGCCCGGTGTCGGTCAGGAGTGGGAAGGCGTGGTGCGCCGCGGCGCCAAGCTGCTGCACGCGTTCGCCGAGGCGCGGGTGCCGCGCGTCACGCTGGTGACCCGCAAGATCTACGGCGGCGCCTACATCGCGATGAACGCCCGCGCGCTCGGCGCGACCGCCGTGTACGCCTGGCCCGGTTCCGAGGTCGCGGTGATGGGCGCCAAGGCCGCGGTCGGCATCCTGCACAAGAAGGCGCTGGCCGCCGCTCCCGACGACGAGCGAGAAGCGTTGCACGAGCGGCTCACCGCCGAACACGAGCGCATCGCGGGCGGCGTCGAGCGCGCCCTCGCGATCGGTGTGGTGGACGAGGTGATCGATCCGGCGAAGACGCGCAGCACCCTCGCCGCCGCACTCGCCGCCGCTCCGTCTCGACCGAGCAGGTTGAAGAACATCCCGCTGTGA
- a CDS encoding PucR family transcriptional regulator, translating into MVDRKPPRPRRISEGSSEHEVYLPTGALSPNRQTRDPLPDTLLKRVKQFSGRLSTEAVGSMQDRLPFFADLDAAQRAGVQMLVQTAVVNFLEWLQDPDSDIRFSLDAFQVIPQDLARRLTLRQTVDMVRVAMEFFEQWLPALARNDRQLVALTEAVLRYGRELGFAAASVYASAAESRGAWDTRLEALVVDAVVRGDTGPDMLSRAATLNWDATAPATVLVGTPPPEHGMSSVGSVHAIAARHGRAALAVVQGTRLVMVVSGHLGESSYISPFLADLLAEVFSDGPVVIGPTTRTLGAAHASAVEALAGMEAVVGWRGAPRPVHATELLPERALLGDRAAVDALNEYLVLPLAAAGSALADTLEAYLDCGGAVETCARQLYVHPNTVRYRLKRIAEITGRDPMNPRDAYVLRIAATVGRLTRTRNESSTPTPEATHLALGNEGL; encoded by the coding sequence ATGGTGGACCGTAAACCGCCGCGGCCGCGCCGGATCTCCGAGGGCTCGTCCGAGCACGAGGTGTATCTGCCGACGGGCGCACTCTCCCCGAACCGGCAAACCCGCGACCCGCTGCCGGACACGCTGCTCAAACGCGTGAAGCAGTTCTCGGGCCGCCTCTCCACCGAGGCGGTCGGGTCGATGCAGGATCGGTTGCCGTTCTTCGCCGATCTGGACGCCGCGCAGCGCGCGGGCGTCCAGATGCTGGTGCAGACCGCGGTGGTGAACTTCCTGGAATGGCTGCAGGATCCGGACAGCGATATCCGGTTCAGCCTCGACGCGTTCCAGGTGATCCCGCAGGATCTGGCGCGGCGGCTCACGCTGCGCCAGACCGTGGACATGGTCCGGGTGGCCATGGAGTTCTTCGAACAGTGGCTGCCCGCGCTCGCGCGCAACGACCGGCAGCTGGTCGCGTTGACCGAGGCGGTGCTGCGATACGGGCGTGAGCTCGGCTTCGCGGCCGCCTCGGTGTACGCCAGTGCCGCCGAGTCCCGGGGCGCGTGGGACACCAGGCTGGAGGCGCTGGTGGTCGACGCGGTGGTCCGCGGCGACACCGGCCCGGACATGCTGTCGCGGGCGGCCACGCTGAACTGGGACGCGACCGCGCCCGCGACGGTGCTGGTCGGCACGCCACCACCGGAGCACGGCATGTCGTCGGTGGGCTCGGTGCACGCGATCGCGGCCAGGCACGGGCGCGCGGCGCTGGCCGTGGTGCAGGGCACCCGCCTGGTGATGGTGGTGAGCGGGCACCTGGGCGAGTCCTCCTATATCTCCCCGTTCCTCGCGGATCTGCTCGCCGAGGTCTTCTCCGACGGTCCCGTGGTGATCGGCCCGACCACCCGCACGCTGGGCGCCGCCCACGCGAGCGCGGTCGAGGCGCTGGCCGGAATGGAGGCCGTGGTGGGCTGGCGCGGGGCGCCACGCCCGGTGCATGCGACCGAATTGCTGCCCGAACGCGCCCTGCTCGGCGATCGAGCTGCGGTCGACGCGTTGAACGAGTATCTTGTCCTTCCGTTGGCCGCGGCGGGATCGGCGCTGGCGGACACCCTCGAGGCCTATCTGGATTGCGGTGGCGCTGTCGAGACTTGTGCCCGTCAGTTGTACGTCCATCCAAATACCGTTCGCTATCGCCTCAAACGGATTGCCGAAATCACGGGTCGTGACCCGATGAATCCGCGCGACGCGTACGTGCTCAGAATCGCCGCCACAGTGGGTCGTTTGACACGAACCCGTAACGAATCGTCAACACCTACCCCAGAGGCCACTCATCTCGCCCTGGGCAACGAGGGCCTGTAA
- a CDS encoding nitroreductase — MTAAEVDTQEFATLTRLLDQRWTCRQFLADPVPRPVIEQLLRLSQRSASWCNTQPWQVVVTEGAGTDRFRTALLEHVRTATPAPDFEFPAQYTGEYRDRRRACGLQLYDSVGIRKGEHEKTLRQTLRNFELFDAPHVAIVTTEADLGVYGAVDCGLYLGNFLLGAQSLGLGAAPQAALASYAPFIRDYFGIPDHRRVVAGISFGFADNAHPVNGFRTARADIDQVATWFTD; from the coding sequence ATGACCGCAGCCGAGGTCGACACGCAGGAATTCGCCACGCTGACGCGCCTGCTCGACCAGCGCTGGACCTGCAGGCAGTTCCTGGCCGATCCGGTGCCGCGCCCCGTCATCGAACAACTCCTGCGCCTGTCCCAGCGGAGCGCGTCCTGGTGCAACACCCAGCCGTGGCAGGTCGTGGTGACCGAGGGTGCCGGCACCGACCGTTTCCGTACCGCGCTGCTCGAGCATGTCCGAACCGCCACCCCCGCACCGGATTTCGAGTTTCCCGCGCAGTACACCGGGGAGTACCGGGATCGCCGGCGCGCGTGCGGCTTACAGCTCTACGACAGCGTCGGGATCCGAAAAGGCGAGCACGAGAAGACGCTGCGGCAGACGCTGCGCAACTTCGAACTGTTCGACGCCCCGCACGTCGCGATCGTGACGACCGAGGCGGACCTCGGCGTCTACGGCGCCGTCGACTGCGGGCTCTACCTCGGCAACTTCCTGCTCGGCGCGCAGAGCCTCGGGCTCGGCGCGGCACCGCAGGCCGCGCTGGCTTCGTACGCGCCGTTCATCCGGGACTACTTCGGCATCCCGGACCATCGCCGGGTCGTCGCCGGGATCTCCTTCGGTTTCGCCGACAACGCGCACCCGGTCAACGGATTTCGCACCGCACGCGCGGACATCGATCAGGTGGCGACCTGGTTCACCGACTGA
- a CDS encoding KasA/KasB family beta-ketoacyl-ACP synthase, giving the protein MTTPSTLNGNFPNVVVTSLAATTSIAGDVDATWKGLLNGESGIDVLEDSFVEEYDLPVRIGGHLKVRPETLLTRVECRRMAYVEQLATVLGREVWRNAGSPEVDPERLGVAIGTGLGGGDALIDSVDKLKNGGYRKISPLAVQMVMPNGPSAVVGLELKARAGVVTPVSACSSGSEAIANAWRMIVMGDADMVVTGGVEGYIDSVPIAAFSMMRAMSTRNDDPKGASRPFDKDRDGFVFGEAGALMVIETEEHAKARGATIHARLLGAGITSDGFHLVAPAPDGVGAARAMKRAMQTAGLSAKDITHVNAHATATPIGDTAEANAITLAVGKHASVYAPKSALGHSIGAVGALESVLTVLSIRDGIVPPTLNLENQDPAIDLDVVHGEARRQEIEYAINNSFGFGGHNVALAFGRA; this is encoded by the coding sequence GTGACCACTCCTTCCACCTTGAACGGGAATTTCCCCAACGTCGTCGTCACTAGCCTGGCGGCGACCACGTCGATCGCGGGTGACGTCGATGCGACGTGGAAGGGACTCCTCAACGGCGAGAGCGGTATCGACGTTCTCGAGGATTCCTTCGTCGAGGAATACGACCTTCCGGTCCGCATCGGCGGTCACCTGAAGGTCCGGCCCGAGACCCTGCTCACCCGAGTCGAGTGCCGGCGCATGGCCTACGTCGAGCAGCTCGCGACCGTGCTCGGTCGCGAAGTCTGGCGCAACGCGGGCAGCCCGGAGGTCGACCCGGAGCGGCTGGGTGTGGCTATCGGAACCGGGTTGGGTGGCGGCGACGCCCTCATCGACTCGGTGGACAAGCTGAAGAACGGTGGCTATCGCAAGATTTCGCCGTTGGCTGTGCAGATGGTCATGCCGAACGGTCCTTCGGCCGTTGTCGGCCTCGAATTGAAGGCCAGGGCAGGAGTGGTCACTCCGGTCTCGGCATGCTCGTCTGGCTCCGAGGCCATCGCCAACGCATGGCGGATGATCGTCATGGGCGATGCGGACATGGTCGTCACCGGTGGCGTCGAGGGTTACATCGACTCGGTGCCGATCGCGGCGTTCAGCATGATGCGCGCCATGAGCACCCGCAACGACGACCCGAAGGGTGCCTCGCGTCCGTTCGACAAGGACCGCGACGGTTTCGTCTTCGGTGAGGCGGGCGCCCTGATGGTCATCGAGACCGAAGAGCACGCCAAGGCGCGTGGGGCCACCATCCACGCTCGCCTGCTCGGTGCCGGTATCACCTCGGACGGCTTCCACCTGGTTGCCCCCGCCCCGGACGGCGTCGGCGCCGCACGGGCCATGAAGCGGGCGATGCAGACCGCGGGTCTGTCCGCCAAGGACATCACCCACGTCAACGCGCACGCCACCGCGACACCGATCGGCGACACCGCCGAGGCCAATGCGATCACCCTGGCCGTCGGCAAGCACGCTTCGGTATACGCCCCGAAGTCCGCACTGGGCCACTCGATCGGCGCCGTCGGCGCACTCGAGTCCGTGCTGACCGTGCTCAGCATCCGGGACGGCATCGTCCCGCCGACGCTGAACCTGGAGAACCAGGATCCGGCCATCGATCTGGACGTGGTGCACGGCGAGGCGCGCCGCCAGGAGATCGAGTACGCGATCAACAACTCCTTCGGTTTCGGTGGGCACAATGTCGCGCTCGCCTTCGGTCGGGCATAG
- a CDS encoding Eco57I restriction-modification methylase domain-containing protein, producing MASEARAARDRKRHGRHYTPPVLARFLASRLLAHVTAPRSGVLRVLDPACGDGELLFALWAEATERLPGTRIELMGYDLDPVALRVAGERAAAAGIAVDWQVGDFLTVAAELAAGSFDAVITNPPYVRTQQLGGATAQLLSKQFGLRGRIDLTHPFVATLPRLLRPGGVLGLLSANRFLTTKAGANIRRLLLAELAPVELYDLGDTKLFEAAVLPAITIATRGGDAGACRYVSAYEVDDGAIATETGLFEALVAATGSLVAHDGRRFAVEVGTLVAGASALDIGSKMNRDRAIRPQALDSGPPAETESAARHRAPPHSAASDAVWRMSNARVDAWLAAIGAATWKTFGEVARIRVGIKTTADRVFISDRWAEAEPVPETELLLDLITHHDLAPWRITRANDTRVLYPYDLTRPRRTPIDLDEYPRAAEYLRNHKETLTARRYVGANGREWFEIWVPQRPRLWRQPKVVFPDISDRPRFAIDRSGAVVNGDCYWLSLPDLAAAPDEAEQLAYLLMGVANSALGLRFYDTVCGNRLYSGRRRWITQYVSRLPLPDPGSPHAAAIIDLARDLAEGRPSDPSTLATLNDRVTTAFRCRG from the coding sequence ATGGCGTCCGAGGCCCGCGCCGCGCGGGATCGCAAACGGCACGGCAGGCACTACACGCCGCCTGTGCTGGCGCGTTTCCTGGCCTCGCGGCTGCTCGCGCACGTCACGGCGCCGCGCTCCGGTGTGCTGCGGGTGCTCGACCCGGCCTGCGGGGACGGGGAACTGCTGTTCGCGCTATGGGCCGAGGCCACAGAGCGACTACCGGGCACCCGGATCGAGCTGATGGGCTATGACCTCGACCCGGTGGCGTTGCGGGTGGCCGGGGAGCGGGCCGCCGCCGCGGGGATCGCCGTCGACTGGCAGGTGGGCGACTTCTTGACGGTAGCGGCCGAGCTGGCGGCGGGGTCGTTCGACGCGGTGATCACGAATCCGCCGTATGTGCGCACCCAGCAGCTCGGTGGTGCGACCGCCCAGCTGCTGAGCAAGCAGTTCGGGCTGCGCGGGCGCATCGATCTGACGCATCCGTTCGTCGCGACGCTACCCAGGTTGCTGCGCCCCGGCGGTGTGCTCGGGTTGCTGAGTGCCAACCGGTTTTTGACGACCAAGGCCGGCGCGAACATCCGGCGGCTGCTGCTCGCCGAGCTGGCCCCGGTCGAGCTCTACGACCTGGGCGATACCAAACTGTTCGAGGCGGCGGTGCTGCCCGCGATCACCATCGCGACGCGCGGCGGGGACGCCGGAGCGTGCCGCTATGTGTCGGCATACGAGGTGGACGACGGTGCTATCGCCACGGAGACAGGGCTTTTCGAGGCGCTGGTCGCCGCGACCGGATCGCTGGTCGCCCACGACGGGCGGCGATTCGCGGTCGAGGTCGGCACCTTGGTCGCCGGTGCCTCCGCCCTGGATATCGGCTCGAAGATGAACCGCGACAGGGCGATTCGTCCGCAAGCGCTCGACAGTGGACCACCCGCCGAGACCGAATCCGCGGCCCGACATCGCGCGCCGCCGCACAGCGCGGCATCGGATGCCGTGTGGCGCATGTCGAACGCGCGGGTGGACGCCTGGCTCGCCGCCATCGGCGCCGCGACCTGGAAGACCTTCGGCGAGGTCGCGCGAATCCGGGTGGGTATCAAGACAACCGCGGATCGGGTCTTCATCTCGGACCGCTGGGCCGAGGCCGAGCCGGTCCCGGAAACCGAACTGCTGCTGGATCTGATCACGCACCACGATCTCGCGCCCTGGCGGATCACCCGCGCCAACGACACCCGCGTGCTCTACCCCTACGACCTGACGCGGCCGCGCCGCACCCCGATAGATCTCGACGAATATCCCCGCGCCGCCGAGTATCTGCGCAATCACAAGGAAACGCTCACGGCCCGGCGCTACGTCGGCGCGAACGGCCGGGAGTGGTTCGAGATCTGGGTGCCGCAGCGCCCGCGGCTGTGGCGGCAACCGAAGGTGGTGTTCCCGGATATCAGCGACCGCCCCCGCTTCGCGATCGATCGTTCCGGTGCGGTGGTCAACGGCGACTGCTATTGGTTGTCCCTCCCGGACCTGGCCGCCGCACCCGACGAGGCCGAGCAACTCGCGTATCTCCTGATGGGCGTGGCGAATTCCGCTCTCGGGCTGCGCTTCTACGACACCGTCTGCGGCAACCGCCTCTATTCAGGCCGGCGCCGGTGGATCACCCAGTACGTCTCGCGCCTGCCACTCCCGGACCCGGGTTCCCCGCACGCGGCCGCCATCATCGACCTCGCCCGCGACCTGGCCGAAGGCCGTCCCTCGGACCCGTCGACCCTGGCCACCCTGAACGATCGAGTGACCACCGCATTCCGCTGCCGTGGATAG
- a CDS encoding winged helix-turn-helix transcriptional regulator: MRYEELADVPCSITRPLVIFGDRWTLLILKFAFSGVRRFNAFQSALGISRSRLQDRLDRLIEHEILEKRKAAVGAHEEYRLTRKGHDIYPILMAIRDWGDTYMAPDGPPVRYAHRDCTGEVHARLDCDGCGGAMTARDVIPEPGPGLLGHEAGTDQSVNQVAT; the protein is encoded by the coding sequence GTGCGCTACGAAGAGCTTGCCGACGTGCCGTGCTCGATCACGCGTCCGCTCGTGATCTTCGGTGACCGCTGGACCCTGTTGATCCTGAAGTTCGCCTTCTCAGGGGTGCGGCGGTTCAACGCGTTCCAGAGCGCGCTCGGCATTTCCCGCAGCCGGCTACAGGATCGGCTCGATCGGCTGATCGAGCACGAGATCCTGGAGAAGCGCAAGGCCGCGGTCGGTGCGCACGAGGAGTATCGGCTCACCCGGAAGGGCCACGACATCTACCCGATCCTGATGGCCATCCGGGACTGGGGCGACACCTACATGGCGCCGGATGGCCCACCGGTGCGATACGCGCACCGCGACTGCACCGGTGAGGTGCACGCGCGACTCGACTGCGACGGGTGCGGCGGCGCGATGACCGCGCGCGACGTGATCCCCGAACCCGGGCCCGGACTGCTCGGGCACGAGGCGGGCACGGATCAGTCGGTGAACCAGGTCGCCACCTGA
- a CDS encoding TetR/AcrR family transcriptional regulator, with amino-acid sequence MPTVPPMLQRILEKPVSDGEKLLESALSAFLDFGIKRTSMGEIARRAGISPATLYRRFESKNDLVEAVSVREAQHFVEMIDRQVRAVSGTEDQLVEIFVAFITAIANNELLRRLLRTEPDLILPRLTTEAGPILAVGRGYLAEKLRELRDTEGTHDFDADLVAEIMARLALSLALTPDGLIPVADRDAARQFARRTLLPMVGVHRPD; translated from the coding sequence ATGCCCACTGTCCCGCCCATGCTGCAGCGCATCCTGGAGAAGCCCGTCTCAGACGGCGAAAAGCTCCTGGAAAGCGCGCTCTCGGCCTTCCTGGACTTCGGCATCAAGCGCACCAGCATGGGCGAGATCGCCCGCCGCGCCGGCATCAGCCCGGCCACCCTGTACCGCCGCTTCGAATCGAAGAACGACCTGGTCGAGGCCGTGAGCGTGCGCGAAGCCCAGCACTTCGTCGAGATGATCGACAGGCAGGTACGGGCCGTATCGGGCACCGAGGACCAACTGGTGGAGATCTTCGTCGCGTTCATCACCGCGATCGCGAACAACGAACTGCTGCGCCGCCTGCTGCGCACCGAACCCGACCTGATCCTGCCCCGCCTCACCACCGAGGCCGGCCCGATCCTCGCGGTCGGTCGCGGCTACCTGGCCGAGAAGCTGCGCGAACTGCGCGACACCGAGGGCACCCACGACTTCGACGCCGACCTCGTCGCCGAGATCATGGCGCGGCTCGCCCTCTCCCTCGCCCTCACCCCAGACGGCCTCATCCCGGTCGCCGACCGCGACGCGGCCCGCCAGTTCGCCCGGCGCACCCTGCTCCCCATGGTCGGCGTCCACCGCCCCGACTGA
- a CDS encoding GAF domain-containing protein has product MAKWLLVECFSGVPGAVIALGATPKSFVPVRNILRNPLSLADAQDALAQAVATCAVVERVSADRRRRVRAEPLLIAPDRAHAVRLWVGPVHEPLPEREPVGAWYFNLTTNRSVRSIDLLDLYGVAPEDRAAELAIAGAFARLVTNRDEREALAKLVNSAPDTEHQAVWTIRRDDNALRAGHFACRINIETDADGQRSVLFRGVTQDIGAATAVPSAPPPMILEYQLLEAATAPGEYRAIVNLRSLHLIRWIGPPMPGIAWADLPGEPAPQIHPEDLAAAQEMSRELARHRTEGVLRLRRVDGGWQAVWVRGALMVLDQHTTAGLATVTAVS; this is encoded by the coding sequence ATGGCGAAATGGCTTCTGGTCGAATGCTTCTCCGGTGTACCGGGCGCGGTGATCGCGCTCGGGGCGACGCCGAAGTCCTTCGTGCCGGTACGCAACATCTTGCGCAACCCGCTGTCGCTGGCCGACGCGCAGGACGCGCTCGCGCAGGCGGTGGCGACCTGTGCCGTGGTCGAGCGGGTCTCGGCGGATCGGCGGCGCCGGGTGCGCGCCGAACCGCTGCTCATCGCGCCGGACCGGGCGCATGCGGTGCGGCTGTGGGTCGGGCCGGTGCACGAACCGTTACCGGAGCGAGAACCGGTGGGCGCGTGGTATTTCAACCTGACCACCAATCGGTCGGTGCGCAGCATCGATCTGCTCGATCTCTACGGTGTCGCGCCCGAGGACCGCGCGGCGGAGCTGGCGATCGCGGGCGCTTTCGCGCGGCTGGTCACCAATCGGGACGAGCGCGAGGCGCTGGCGAAGCTGGTGAACTCGGCGCCGGACACCGAGCATCAGGCCGTGTGGACCATCCGGCGCGACGACAATGCCTTGCGGGCGGGGCATTTCGCGTGCCGAATCAATATCGAGACCGATGCCGACGGGCAGCGCTCTGTCCTGTTCCGCGGCGTGACCCAGGACATCGGCGCCGCGACCGCGGTGCCGTCCGCGCCGCCGCCGATGATTCTGGAATATCAACTGCTGGAGGCGGCCACGGCGCCGGGGGAGTATCGCGCGATCGTGAATCTGCGCTCGCTGCACCTGATTCGCTGGATCGGGCCGCCGATGCCGGGAATTGCCTGGGCCGACCTACCCGGTGAGCCTGCGCCCCAGATCCATCCGGAGGATCTTGCTGCGGCACAGGAGATGTCGCGCGAACTGGCACGGCATCGCACGGAGGGCGTGCTGCGCTTGCGACGGGTGGACGGTGGGTGGCAGGCGGTGTGGGTGCGGGGCGCGCTGATGGTGCTCGATCAGCACACCACGGCCGGACTTGCCACGGTCACCGCGGTGTCCTGA
- the acpM gene encoding meromycolate extension acyl carrier protein AcpM produces MAALTQEQIVEELGKIIEEVTGIEPSEVTIEKSFVDDLDIDSLSMVEIAVQTEDKYGVKIPDEDLASLKTVGDAVAYIQKLEAENADAAAELKAKFDAE; encoded by the coding sequence GTGGCCGCTCTGACCCAGGAACAAATCGTCGAGGAACTCGGCAAGATCATCGAAGAGGTGACGGGTATCGAACCCTCCGAGGTGACGATCGAGAAGTCCTTCGTCGATGACCTGGACATCGACTCGCTGTCCATGGTCGAGATTGCGGTGCAGACCGAGGACAAGTACGGCGTGAAGATCCCGGACGAGGATCTGGCCAGCCTGAAGACGGTCGGCGACGCGGTCGCCTACATCCAGAAGCTCGAGGCCGAGAACGCTGACGCGGCCGCGGAGCTCAAGGCCAAGTTCGACGCCGAGTAG
- a CDS encoding ACP S-malonyltransferase, with translation MIALFAPGQGSQTPGMLAPWLDLPGAHDRLTLWSMAAGLDLVRLGTTATAEEITDTAVTQPLVVAAALLAYTQIPTDSLPAATIVAGHSVGELAAAAVAGVISPDDAVKLAAIRGAEMAKACALEPTGMSAVLGGDEATVLARLAELDLIPANRNAAGQIVAAGRLDALAELAANPPEKARVRALPVAGAFHTEFMASAQDAVTDAISQIVPNEPTRLLLSNFDGQPVSSGRDAINKLAAQVTRPVRWDLCTETVRQAEVSMVAELPPAGTLVGIAKRELKGTRALPLKTPEDLPALAGVSISG, from the coding sequence GTGATCGCGTTGTTCGCCCCTGGACAGGGGTCCCAGACTCCCGGCATGCTCGCGCCTTGGCTCGACCTCCCTGGCGCGCATGACCGGCTCACTCTCTGGTCCATGGCCGCAGGCCTGGACCTGGTCCGCCTCGGCACCACGGCGACGGCCGAGGAAATTACGGATACCGCCGTGACACAGCCGTTGGTCGTGGCTGCCGCGTTGCTCGCGTACACGCAAATCCCCACGGATTCACTTCCTGCCGCTACGATCGTCGCCGGACACTCGGTCGGCGAACTCGCCGCCGCCGCGGTCGCCGGGGTCATCTCGCCCGACGACGCGGTGAAGTTGGCCGCCATCCGCGGTGCGGAGATGGCCAAGGCGTGCGCGTTGGAGCCGACCGGCATGTCCGCGGTGCTCGGTGGCGATGAGGCCACCGTGCTCGCACGACTCGCCGAACTCGATCTGATTCCGGCCAACCGCAATGCGGCCGGGCAGATCGTCGCCGCGGGTCGGCTGGACGCGCTGGCGGAACTGGCCGCGAACCCGCCGGAGAAGGCAAGGGTGCGCGCGCTGCCCGTCGCGGGCGCGTTCCACACCGAGTTCATGGCTTCGGCGCAGGACGCTGTGACCGATGCCATATCGCAGATCGTGCCGAACGAGCCGACGCGGCTGCTGCTGTCGAACTTCGACGGTCAGCCGGTCAGTTCGGGACGCGATGCGATCAACAAGCTCGCGGCCCAGGTCACCAGGCCCGTCCGTTGGGATCTGTGCACCGAAACCGTAAGGCAGGCAGAGGTTTCCATGGTGGCGGAGTTGCCACCGGCGGGCACCCTTGTCGGTATCGCGAAGCGGGAGCTGAAGGGCACCCGCGCACTGCCCCTGAAGACCCCCGAAGACCTCCCCGCGTTGGCCGGGGTGAGCATCTCCGGCTAG